The DNA region GAACAAGCGATGAAGGCCCTCGAGGATCTGAAGTTCAACGCGACGCGGCGACACTTCCTGTCGGCGGCCAGCCTGGGGATCGGCTCGGTCGCCCTCGGGTCGCTGCTCGACCCCTCGCGACTCTTCGGCGGCCCCTCGCCGACCCAGGCGCCGTTGGTGCCGGGGGCCGCGCCGGCCGGTGGGCCGGTGCTGCCGGCCACGCACCTGGTGCCGCGCGCCAAGCGCGTGATCTACCTGTTCCAGAGCGGTGGCCCCTCGCAGCTCGATCTCTTCGACGACAAGCCGCTGCTGCGGACCATGAACGGCGAGGAGCTGCCCGCGTCGGTGCGCATGGGCCAGCGCCTCACCGGCATGACCGCCCACCAGAAGCAGTTCCCGCTGGCCGGGTCGCACTTCACCTTCGCCCGCCACGGCCAGAGCGGCGCGATGGTGAGCGAGCTGATGCCGCACACCGCCGCCATCGCCGACAAGCTGTGCTTCGTCAAGTCGATGCACACCGAGGCGATCAACCACGACCCGGCGGTGACCTTCGTGCAGACCGGCACGCAGCAGGCCGGGCGGCCGTCGATCGGCTCGTGGCTGTCCTACGGGCTCGGATCGGACAACGCCAACCTGCCGGCATTCATCGTGTTGCTGTCGCGGGCGCGGGAGGGCGACCAGCCGCTGTACTCGCGGCTCTGGGGCAGCGGCTTCCTGCCCTCGCAGCACCAGGGCGTGCAGTTCCGGCGCGGCAAGGATCCCGTGCTGTACCTCGGCGACCCCGACGGCGTGAGCGCCGAGACGCGCCGCAGCATGCTCGATGCCTTCCGCGCGCTCGAGGAGGAACAGCACGCGCGGGTGCTCGATCCCGAGATCAACGCCCGCATCGCGCAGTACGAGATGGCCTACCGCATGCAGACGTCGGTGCCGGAGGTGATGGACTTCGCCGACGAACCCGACAGCGTGCTGAAGATGTACGGGCCCGACGTGAAGACGCCGGGGACGTTCGCGGCCAACTGCCTGCTGGCCCGCCGCCTCGCCGAGCGCGACGTGCGCTTCATCCAGCTCTATCACCAGGGCTGGGACCAGCACGGCAACCTTCCCAAGGACATCCGGATCATGACCCAGTCGGTCGACCAGGCGTCGGCCGCGCTCGTCAAGGATCTCGAGCAGCGCGGATTGCTCGAGGACACGCTGGTCATCTGGGGCGGCGAGTTCGGCCGCACGAACTACTCGCAGGGCAAGCTGACCAGGGACAACTACGGCCGCGATCACCACCCGCGCTCGTTCACCATCTGGATGGCCGGCGGTGGCGTCAAGGCGGGCCTCACCTACGGCGAGACCGACGAGTTCGGCTACAACGTGGTGCGCGACCCGGTGCACGTCCACGACTTCCAGGCCACGCTGATGTACCTGCTCGGCATCGAGCACGAGCGGCTCACGTTCAAGCACCAGGGCCGCCGCTACCGCCTCACCGACGTGCATGGGCACGTGGTGAAGGCCCTCCTGGCGTAAGCGCGTGCTATCACGATTCCCTCGCGCCCGCTGGGTGGCGTCCGGCGAGCTGCTGCTGGCCGCGGTCGTGCTGGCGGTCGGTGTCCTCGGCCTGCGGAGCGCCGGCGGCGACCTGCAGGTGTTCGTCGGGCGGTTCCACCCGCTCATCGTCCACCTCCCGATCGGCGTCCTCCTGCTGGCCGGGATCGTCGAGGCGCTGTCGCGCACGCGTCGCTTCGCTGGCGCCGGCCTCGAGCGCCTCCTGCTGGTCATCGTCGGCATCGGCGCCCTGACCACGATCGCCGCCATCCTCACCGGCCTGCTGCTCTCCTCGTCTGGCGAGTACGACGCCGCGCTGGTGGCACGGCACCAGCAATGGGGCCTGCTGCTCGGCCTGACGGCACTCCTCGCGACCGTCGGCGCGTGGTGGCGCATCGGCGCTGCGGCGCGTGCACCGCACACGCTGTACGCCGCGTCGCTGGTCGGCGCGCTGGTGCTGGTGACGGTCACCGGGCACTACGGCGGCTCGCTCACCCACGGCGAGACCTACCTCACCGAGCACCTGCCGTTCCGTGCGCGTCAGGACGACGCTGCGCGAGGCGCCGTGGACCTGAGCACCACGAAGGTGTTCGCGACGCTGGTCGCGCCGACGATCGAGGCACGCTGCGTCGGCTGCCATGGTCCGGCGCGCCAGTCGGGCAAGCTGCGCCTCGACTCGCCGGAGGCCATCAGGAAGGGCGGCGAGTCGGGCGCCGCGGTCACACCGGGCAGCGCCGCCGGCAGCCTGATCGTGCGTCGCATCTTCCTGCCGACGTCGGACGCCAAGGTCATGCCGCCGAAGGGGCACCCGACGCCGTCGCATGCCGACGTCGCCCTGCTGCGCTGGTGGATCGATCAGGGCGCCTCCTTCGACCAGGTGCTGGCCGACGCCACCGTCACCCCCGACGTGGAGCCGGCCATCGCCGCCCGCCTCGGTCCGGTGGACTTCGCGGCGCCGGCGATCCTCTCCGTCCGTGTCCAGCCAGGCGATCCGAAGGCGATCGCGGCAGCGCGGGCCCTGAAGCTGCGCGTGGAGCCGCTGCGCGACGACTCGTCGTTGCTGGTCATCAAGGCGCCACCCGCCGCGCGTGGGTTCGACGACGCGGCGCTGAAGACGCTGGAACCGCTGGCGACGCAGATCGCGTGGCTCGATCTCGGGGGCACGCAGGTCACCGACGCGGGCCTCTCCGTCCTGCTGCCGCGCCTCGTGAACCTCTGGCGCCTGTCGCTCGATCGCACGGCCATCACCGACCGCGCGCTGCTCCCGCTGGAGAAGTTGCCGCGCCTCGAGACGGTGAACGTGTACGCGACGCAGGTCACCGACGCGGGGCTCAAGCCCTTGGAGAAGCTGCCGCGCCTGCGCGCCGTGTATGCCTGGCAGACGCAAGTGACCTCCGCGGGTGCCGAGTCGCTGAAGGCCGCCGCCAGGAAGGTCCAGGTCAACGTCGGCGCCCCGCCGGAGCCCGAGCCGCTGATGACCGCCGAGGGGGATGGCGGCAAGGCCGGCGGGGGGGCCGTGAAGAAGGCCGCCCGCTAGTAAGGAAATACCTCCCGACAGCTGAGCTTTGGGCGTAGGCTGTGGCTGACGGCTCGGGCGGGTCGGACTCCCTGCCACGCGCCCGGGTCCGATGGCTCCCCCTTCACGTCGACGGTTGCTGACGCTCCTGCTGTGCGGCCTCGCACTGGCCGCCGCCATCGGGGGCGCCGCGTGGGTCCGTGGGCCTGCGCCCCCCGCCGGTGCGCCCGTCCGCGCCGGATACCTGCACGACCCGCCGTACATGTTCCGCGCCCCCGACGGCACGGCCGCAGGGCTGGACATCGACGTGCTCGACGAAGCGGCGCGACGGGCCCGCATCGAGCTGACGTGGAACTACGTGGAGCGCGACGGGGATCCGGACGTCGCCCTCGCCGAGGGCACCATCGACGTCTGGCCCGCGCTGACGGTGCTCGAGCATCGCCGCCGCCGCTTGCACCTCACCGCCCCCTGGCTGCGCACCGAGGTGCTGCTGGTCGTCCGCGACGGCGGCGCACGACCGCCGCGCGACCACGCCGGCCCGCTCGGGGTCGTGAGCCTCCCGGTCACCGCCTACCTGATCGAGCAGAACTTCCCCCACGCGCAGCGCGTGTCGTACAAGGACGGCCCCGAGCTGGCCCAGGCCGTGTGCGAGGGCCGCGTGCCGATGGGCCTGATCTCTGCCGGCACGCTGGCCATGGCGTTGTCGACGGTCGACGGGCCTTGCCGCGCTGCGCACCTGCGCTCGTACGCGCTGCAGGGCGCGACGCTGGACATCGCCGTGGCCGGGCGCGTGGGCTTCGAGGGCGTCGCCGACCGGCTTCGCGCCGGCATCGACGCGATGGCCGCCGATGGCTCGATCCGCGCGCTGGTGCAGCCGTACTCGTTGCAGGCCGCCAGCGAGGTGCTCGCCGTGTACGAGCTGCTGCAGGAGCGCGCCCGGACGCGCCTGTTCACCTGGGTCACCGTCATCCTCTCGGTGGCGCTCGTCGGGTCCACGACGCTCTTCCTGGCGCTGCTGCGCGCCAACCGGCGCACCAGGCAATCACTGGTCGAGAAGGCGGCCCTCGAGGCCCGGCTGCAGGGCGCACAGCGGCTCGAGCTGGTCGGGCAGTTCACGGGCGGGGTGGCGCACGACTTCAACAATCTCGTGACGGTCATCCTGGGCCACGCCGACGTCGCGGCCGGGGAGGGTCCGCTCGCGCCGGCGACCGCCGAATCGCTCGACGAGATCCGCAAGGCGGGCGAACGCGCCAGCGACCTGGTCAAGCACCTGCTGGCGTTGGGACGCGAACAGCCGGCGACCCCGCGCGTGGTGGCCGTGCACGCGGAACTGCAGGGACTGCTGCCGATGCTGCGGCGACTGCTGCCGCCGCAGGTGCGGGTGGCGTGCGAGCCGGGGGCCCGGGACGACCGCGTGTTCATGGACCCCGGGCAGTTCTCCCGCGTGCTGCTCAACCTGGCCGCCAACGCCGGCGACGCGATGCCCGACGGCGGCCAACTGCGCCTCACCACCAGGAACGCCGAGGACGAGCGACTGGGCGGGCAGGTGCTGTGCCTGGCCATCGAGGACACCGGCTGCGGCATGCCGGCCGAGGTGCAGGCCCACGCGTTCGAGCCCTTCTTCACCACGAAGGACCCGGGGCGAGGCACGGGGCTGGGCCTGTCGGTGGTCCACGGCATCGTGCAGGACGCCGGCGGCACGATCGCCGTCGTCAGCGCCCCAGGGCGCGGCACGCGGTTCGAGATCCGGTGGCCTCTGGCCGGGGCGGCCGAGGCGGTCACCGAATCGCGGCAGCCGGACCCGCCGTCGACGCTGGCGCCGCCACCGACGACGAGCCTGGTGCTCGTCGTCGACGATCGACCCGAGTTGCGCGAGCTGGTGAGGCGCGTCCTCAGCGCCGCCGGCCATCAGGTGCTCACCGCCGAGGGTGGGCCGGAGGGATTGGCGCTCCTGCAGGCGCACGGCTCGCGGATCGGCCTGGTCGTCAGCGACATTGTGATGCCGCGCATGTCCGGTGTCACGTTGCTCGAGCAGGCGCGAGCCGCCGGAGTGACGGCACCGTTCCTCTTCACCAGCGGGCACGCCGAGGAGCACGCGGCCGCCGTCGAGGCGAGCGGCGCGCACCTGCTCGCCAAGCCCTTCGCGACCGCGCAGCTGCTCGAGGCCGTCAATCGCCTGATCGCCGCTCGCTGACGGCACGTCGGCAGTCCCGGATGTCGAGGGACCGCCTGCCCGGCGTCACCGGCGCGTGTAGATGCGCTTCCCTTCCTTGATCGTCTCGACCACCCGCACGTCCTTGATGGCGGCCGGGGCGACCTTCAGCGGGTTCCTGTCCAGGATCACGAGGTCGGCCAGCTTCCCGGGGGCGAGCGAGCCCTTGAGGTCCTGCTCGCCGTACTGGTAGGCGACGTTGATCGTCTGCGCCTCGAGGGCCTCGAGCGGCGTGATGCGCTGATCGGGACCGATCGACTGGCCGCCGCGCGACTCGCGGTTGACGGCCGACCACATCATGAACAGCTGGTCGAGCGGCGCCACCACGAAGTCGGTGTGGTTGGTGGGCCGCAGGCCCCGCGCCAGCGCGTCGCGCATCGGGCTGATGTAGGCCGCGGCGGCGGCGCCGCGGTTGGCGACGTGGGCGTCGGCGAAGTAGTAGGTGTGCAGCGTGTAGAACGAAGGCACCAGCTTGTATTTCGCGAACTTGTCGAGGTGATCCTTGCGCGTGAACTGCGCGTGGATCAGCGTCACGTGGCGGTCCCTGGTGAGATCGGGGCCGGCCACGGCCTCGTGCACCCTCAGGAAGGCGTCGATTGCGGCGTCGCCGTTGGCGTGCAGGTTCAGCGGCACGCCCAGCGCGTACACCCGCCTGACCATCTGCGTGATGGTGGCCTCGGGGAACGTGAGCTCGCCCTTCCAGTTCTTCTCGCCACCGGGGCCACCGGTCAGGTACGGCGTGGTGAACGCGGCGGTGCGGCCCTGCGGCGACCCGTCGATCGTGATCTTCACGCCGCCGATCTTGAGGCGCTGTTCGTACGTGCCCCACGTGCCCACCGGGTAGGCCTTCAGCACCTCGTCGAGATCGGTGATGAACGGATAGGCGATGACGTCGATGCTGTTGGCGCCGGCCGCGGCCGCGCGCTTCATCACGGCGAGGTCGCCGGCGTGCGTGGCGCCCTCGTGCGCCGTGGTCACGCCGTGACTGGCGTAGAGCTGCTGCGCCGCCTTCGTCCAGTCGACCGCCTGCTCGGCCGTCGGCTTGGGCAACGACGCGAAGATCGGCAGGAACGCCGTCTCCATCAGCAGTCCGTACGGCTCCTGCGTACCCGGCTTGCGCACGATCACGCCGCCCGGCGGCGTCCGGGTGGCCGCGGAGATGTTCCACTTCTTCAAGGCCGCCGAGTTGAGCACCGCGCCGTGCATCGACACGTGCTGCACGAGCACGGGGTTGTCGGGGAACGCGGCGTCGAGGTGATCGCGGTTCAGCAGGTCGCCCTTCGGCATGGCGGTGTCGTCGTAGCCGTAGGCCTGGATGACCTCGCCTGCCGGGATCTTCCGCTCGTCCCGGAACTTCACGAGCGCCGCGACGATGCTGGCCGGGTCCTTCCCGGGTCCGGCCGGCGGCGGGTAGACGTTGGCCTGGTTGGCCACGCCGAGCGCGCTGTAGTAATGGCTGTGCGCGTCGAGAAAGGCCGGGATGAGGGTCCTGCCGGCAAGGTCCACCACCTGCGTGGCCGCGCCCTTGTGGGCCGCCTCCACCTGCGCGCGCGACCCGACGGCGACGATGCGGCCGTCCTTCACGGCCAGGGCCTCGGCCTCGGGCTGGTTGCGGTCGACGGTCACGATGTCGCCGCCGGTGTAGATGGTGTCGGCGGCCTGCCGCTCGTCGACAGGGACCGGGGACGCAGGGGACGACTGGGATTGCCGGCAGCCCGAGACCAGGGAAGCCAGGGCGAGACCGACGACACACGCACGCACACGACGGGACATGAACCTCTCCGGGAGCAAGAAGCTCAGCCTAGCGACGCATGCGCGCGCGGGCATCTAGACCTTGGTTGGGGCCACACCGACAGCGCTCCCGCCGCCTCCCGTCCTCCGCCCCGCCTGCGCCTCCGAGGGGGGCCCGAACGGGGCGAGTCCGCCGGATCCGGCGTGAGTAGAACGACCCCAACATTTCACTTTATGCGGCTGAGCTATTGACGTAGGCTGAGGCCGTCTGCCTCGGCGTGGATGCCGCTGGTCCGCTCCACGTCCGACTCGCGCGATGCCACGCCCCTCTTCCCATTGGTGGGCCGTCTCGGCCGGTGCGGTGGTCGCCAGCATCGGCCTGGTGTTCTGGGTCGGGCGCGGCAGCGCCGCGACGACGAGCACGTCCGGCCCGCTGCGCATCGGCTACACGCACGACCCGCCCTACATGTTCCGGGCCGCCGACGGCCGGCCGAGCGGCCTCGACGTCGACGTCGTCGCCGAAGCGGCGCGCCGGGCCGCAGTGGACGTGCGGTGGGTCTACGTGACCGGCCGCGGCGGCGCCGACGCGGCTCTGGCCGCGGGACAGGTCGACGTCTGGCCGGCGCTGACGATCCTCGAATCGCGCCGACGCGTGCTGCACTTCACCGACCCGTGGCTGCGCACCGAGATCCTGCTCATGGTGCGCGACGACGGTCCGCGCCCCTCCGGCTCGTACTCGGGTCGCGTCGGCGCCGTGGCGCTGCCGGTCACCGAGTTGATGGTGACCAACAACTTCCCCCGGGCGACGCTGGTGCCCTACCGCGACGGCCCCATGCTGGCGAGGGGCCTCTGCGCGGGTGAGGTGCCGATGGGGCTGGTCTCGGCGGCCGATCTCGCCAAGGCGATGGCCAGCCCCGGCGAGGCCTGCCGCCAGGCGCGCCTGCGCTCGTACCCGCTGCAGGGGTCGACCCTGAACATCGCCATC from Luteitalea sp. TBR-22 includes:
- a CDS encoding DUF1501 domain-containing protein → MKALEDLKFNATRRHFLSAASLGIGSVALGSLLDPSRLFGGPSPTQAPLVPGAAPAGGPVLPATHLVPRAKRVIYLFQSGGPSQLDLFDDKPLLRTMNGEELPASVRMGQRLTGMTAHQKQFPLAGSHFTFARHGQSGAMVSELMPHTAAIADKLCFVKSMHTEAINHDPAVTFVQTGTQQAGRPSIGSWLSYGLGSDNANLPAFIVLLSRAREGDQPLYSRLWGSGFLPSQHQGVQFRRGKDPVLYLGDPDGVSAETRRSMLDAFRALEEEQHARVLDPEINARIAQYEMAYRMQTSVPEVMDFADEPDSVLKMYGPDVKTPGTFAANCLLARRLAERDVRFIQLYHQGWDQHGNLPKDIRIMTQSVDQASAALVKDLEQRGLLEDTLVIWGGEFGRTNYSQGKLTRDNYGRDHHPRSFTIWMAGGGVKAGLTYGETDEFGYNVVRDPVHVHDFQATLMYLLGIEHERLTFKHQGRRYRLTDVHGHVVKALLA
- a CDS encoding c-type cytochrome domain-containing protein; the encoded protein is MLSRFPRARWVASGELLLAAVVLAVGVLGLRSAGGDLQVFVGRFHPLIVHLPIGVLLLAGIVEALSRTRRFAGAGLERLLLVIVGIGALTTIAAILTGLLLSSSGEYDAALVARHQQWGLLLGLTALLATVGAWWRIGAAARAPHTLYAASLVGALVLVTVTGHYGGSLTHGETYLTEHLPFRARQDDAARGAVDLSTTKVFATLVAPTIEARCVGCHGPARQSGKLRLDSPEAIRKGGESGAAVTPGSAAGSLIVRRIFLPTSDAKVMPPKGHPTPSHADVALLRWWIDQGASFDQVLADATVTPDVEPAIAARLGPVDFAAPAILSVRVQPGDPKAIAAARALKLRVEPLRDDSSLLVIKAPPAARGFDDAALKTLEPLATQIAWLDLGGTQVTDAGLSVLLPRLVNLWRLSLDRTAITDRALLPLEKLPRLETVNVYATQVTDAGLKPLEKLPRLRAVYAWQTQVTSAGAESLKAAARKVQVNVGAPPEPEPLMTAEGDGGKAGGGAVKKAAR
- a CDS encoding ATP-binding protein, translated to MAPPSRRRLLTLLLCGLALAAAIGGAAWVRGPAPPAGAPVRAGYLHDPPYMFRAPDGTAAGLDIDVLDEAARRARIELTWNYVERDGDPDVALAEGTIDVWPALTVLEHRRRRLHLTAPWLRTEVLLVVRDGGARPPRDHAGPLGVVSLPVTAYLIEQNFPHAQRVSYKDGPELAQAVCEGRVPMGLISAGTLAMALSTVDGPCRAAHLRSYALQGATLDIAVAGRVGFEGVADRLRAGIDAMAADGSIRALVQPYSLQAASEVLAVYELLQERARTRLFTWVTVILSVALVGSTTLFLALLRANRRTRQSLVEKAALEARLQGAQRLELVGQFTGGVAHDFNNLVTVILGHADVAAGEGPLAPATAESLDEIRKAGERASDLVKHLLALGREQPATPRVVAVHAELQGLLPMLRRLLPPQVRVACEPGARDDRVFMDPGQFSRVLLNLAANAGDAMPDGGQLRLTTRNAEDERLGGQVLCLAIEDTGCGMPAEVQAHAFEPFFTTKDPGRGTGLGLSVVHGIVQDAGGTIAVVSAPGRGTRFEIRWPLAGAAEAVTESRQPDPPSTLAPPPTTSLVLVVDDRPELRELVRRVLSAAGHQVLTAEGGPEGLALLQAHGSRIGLVVSDIVMPRMSGVTLLEQARAAGVTAPFLFTSGHAEEHAAAVEASGAHLLAKPFATAQLLEAVNRLIAAR
- a CDS encoding amidohydrolase, translated to MSRRVRACVVGLALASLVSGCRQSQSSPASPVPVDERQAADTIYTGGDIVTVDRNQPEAEALAVKDGRIVAVGSRAQVEAAHKGAATQVVDLAGRTLIPAFLDAHSHYYSALGVANQANVYPPPAGPGKDPASIVAALVKFRDERKIPAGEVIQAYGYDDTAMPKGDLLNRDHLDAAFPDNPVLVQHVSMHGAVLNSAALKKWNISAATRTPPGGVIVRKPGTQEPYGLLMETAFLPIFASLPKPTAEQAVDWTKAAQQLYASHGVTTAHEGATHAGDLAVMKRAAAAGANSIDVIAYPFITDLDEVLKAYPVGTWGTYEQRLKIGGVKITIDGSPQGRTAAFTTPYLTGGPGGEKNWKGELTFPEATITQMVRRVYALGVPLNLHANGDAAIDAFLRVHEAVAGPDLTRDRHVTLIHAQFTRKDHLDKFAKYKLVPSFYTLHTYYFADAHVANRGAAAAAYISPMRDALARGLRPTNHTDFVVAPLDQLFMMWSAVNRESRGGQSIGPDQRITPLEALEAQTINVAYQYGEQDLKGSLAPGKLADLVILDRNPLKVAPAAIKDVRVVETIKEGKRIYTRR